A single genomic interval of Mucilaginibacter boryungensis harbors:
- a CDS encoding protein O-mannosyl-transferase family, translated as MNYTKTNNIFGWLAFFIASLTYILTLEPSASFWDCGEFIACIYRLQVAHQPGAPLFTMIGKVFSLLSMGDVHKVAYWTNIASALASGATIMFLFWSITALAKKILIKQDGDYNITNTILIMGAGLVGALAYTWSDTFWFSAVESEVYAQSSLCTAIVFWAILKWDAHADEPYADRWLIFIAYIMGLSIGIHLLNLLVIPAIAVLVYFRRSKQATASGTIWAFLLGCVALGVVLWGVIQYTVKGAAYFDLFFVNTLGMGFGSGAVLFFILLIAAIILGIYYTIKPSNGYIIASAVILMILFTISGGILGFIIGGAILAVLEYLVKVRRKRYVLNMALISILFILFGYSSFVMLVIRAKAGTNLNNSDPEDAFTLNSYLNRDQYGDTPLLYGQYFDAKAIDQKDGANIYRRGKTQYEVAGHKQVTVYDHNTIFPRMYKNDKPDAVQFYKDWMQLGQDQSPTLIHNLGFFLSWQVNQMYTRYFLWNFVGRTNEMDGQNSSSGIDGNWTNPLKPNKAYPYAVTKSKAYARMYGLPLIIGLLGAVFHFRRNQKDAGIVGLLFFFTGLAIVLYLNQDPLQPRERDYAYAGSFYAFAVWIGLGVLGLAELFSLGKKISPKVGAVIATLICLLAAPVLMASQEWKGHDRSTKFTPRDMATNYLESCAPNAILFSYGDNDTYPLWYAQEVEGIRPDVRIVNLSLLGTDWYIRQMKQKMNDSAPLPITMPDEKFEAGVRDVIYTNDQKIAGATELKEVFDFLTSDDPAAKAQLFENSPPMNYMPTKSLKMAANPDQLVKDGVVPAADKDKILPEMEWKYTSNYVTKDNLAMMDILAHNNWKRPVYFTITVGTENMMGMDKYLYNEGFAYRLLPLKPDTVNNQPLEASNTMIMYKNMMEKFKWGNMKNAKYLDHESTTMFYPLILKQFTILTDHLMKEGHTDLAKNALQKYDDVMPNIVPYVDVVARKYYLTEYAYKLGSNQLANKWTNEMDDYITNLLDYYAGVSQNGSGDVNTRDIQLTMSVMNGLIGLTKDFHQDALNKKLTTQFKDYQVKFGSLIGAAQ; from the coding sequence ATGAATTACACTAAGACCAATAACATTTTCGGCTGGCTGGCTTTTTTTATAGCTTCGTTAACCTATATTTTAACGCTGGAGCCTTCGGCCAGCTTTTGGGATTGCGGCGAGTTTATTGCCTGTATCTATCGCCTGCAGGTGGCCCACCAACCAGGTGCACCGCTGTTTACCATGATAGGTAAAGTTTTCTCCCTGCTATCCATGGGCGATGTGCATAAAGTAGCGTATTGGACCAACATCGCCTCGGCACTGGCCAGCGGCGCTACCATTATGTTCCTGTTTTGGAGTATTACAGCTTTAGCTAAAAAAATATTAATTAAGCAGGATGGTGATTACAACATTACCAATACTATATTAATTATGGGCGCGGGTTTAGTTGGCGCGCTGGCTTATACCTGGTCTGATACCTTCTGGTTCTCCGCTGTCGAGTCGGAAGTTTACGCGCAATCATCCTTATGTACTGCTATTGTATTCTGGGCTATTTTAAAATGGGATGCCCATGCTGACGAGCCGTATGCTGATAGATGGCTGATATTTATAGCCTATATTATGGGCCTTTCTATAGGTATCCACCTATTAAACTTGCTGGTTATCCCTGCTATAGCGGTATTGGTTTATTTCCGTCGTTCTAAACAAGCTACTGCATCGGGCACTATTTGGGCTTTTTTACTGGGCTGCGTTGCATTAGGTGTGGTGTTATGGGGCGTTATTCAATATACGGTTAAAGGCGCCGCTTACTTCGATCTGTTCTTTGTAAACACGTTGGGCATGGGCTTTGGCAGTGGGGCTGTGCTTTTCTTTATACTGTTAATAGCTGCCATTATATTAGGCATTTACTATACCATTAAACCATCTAACGGTTATATCATTGCGTCTGCTGTTATCCTGATGATCCTTTTCACCATTAGTGGTGGCATATTAGGGTTTATCATTGGGGGTGCAATTTTAGCTGTGCTGGAATACCTGGTGAAGGTACGTCGCAAGCGTTATGTTTTAAACATGGCGCTGATTAGTATATTGTTTATTTTATTTGGTTACAGCTCATTTGTAATGCTGGTTATCCGCGCTAAGGCAGGCACCAACCTTAATAATAGCGACCCCGAAGATGCCTTTACGCTAAACAGCTATTTAAACCGCGACCAATATGGCGATACACCATTACTATACGGTCAATATTTTGATGCGAAAGCGATCGACCAAAAAGATGGTGCTAACATCTACCGTCGTGGTAAAACACAATACGAAGTAGCGGGCCATAAGCAGGTAACTGTTTATGATCACAATACCATTTTCCCAAGAATGTATAAAAATGATAAGCCGGATGCGGTACAGTTTTATAAAGACTGGATGCAGTTGGGGCAAGACCAAAGTCCTACGCTTATCCATAACCTGGGTTTCTTTTTAAGCTGGCAGGTTAACCAAATGTATACCCGCTACTTTCTGTGGAACTTTGTAGGCCGCACCAATGAAATGGACGGGCAAAACAGCAGCAGCGGTATTGATGGTAACTGGACCAATCCGCTGAAACCAAACAAAGCTTATCCATACGCGGTAACCAAAAGTAAAGCTTATGCCCGCATGTACGGCTTGCCGCTTATTATAGGTTTACTTGGCGCGGTATTCCACTTCCGCCGTAACCAAAAAGACGCGGGTATTGTAGGCTTACTGTTCTTTTTTACAGGTTTGGCCATTGTGCTTTATCTTAACCAGGACCCGCTGCAACCGCGCGAGCGTGATTATGCTTATGCCGGCTCGTTCTATGCTTTTGCCGTCTGGATTGGTTTAGGCGTGTTAGGTCTTGCTGAATTGTTTAGCCTGGGCAAAAAGATAAGCCCCAAAGTAGGTGCTGTTATAGCAACCCTAATATGTTTATTAGCTGCCCCTGTATTAATGGCCAGCCAGGAATGGAAAGGTCACGACCGCTCTACAAAATTCACTCCGCGGGATATGGCTACCAACTACCTTGAATCGTGCGCGCCAAACGCGATACTGTTCAGCTATGGTGATAATGATACTTACCCGCTATGGTATGCGCAGGAAGTTGAGGGTATCCGTCCCGATGTACGTATTGTAAATCTAAGCTTGCTGGGTACCGATTGGTACATCCGCCAGATGAAGCAAAAAATGAACGATTCGGCACCATTGCCTATCACCATGCCTGATGAGAAATTTGAGGCCGGTGTGCGCGACGTGATCTATACTAACGACCAGAAGATTGCCGGTGCTACCGAACTGAAGGAAGTATTTGATTTCTTAACGTCTGATGATCCGGCTGCAAAAGCGCAGTTGTTTGAGAACAGCCCGCCAATGAACTATATGCCTACCAAATCGCTGAAAATGGCTGCCAACCCAGATCAGTTAGTGAAAGATGGCGTTGTTCCTGCTGCAGATAAAGATAAAATTTTGCCGGAGATGGAGTGGAAATATACATCGAACTATGTGACTAAGGACAATCTGGCCATGATGGATATTTTAGCCCACAACAACTGGAAACGCCCCGTATATTTCACTATCACCGTTGGTACTGAAAACATGATGGGGATGGACAAATATCTGTATAACGAAGGCTTTGCTTACCGCTTGCTGCCGTTGAAGCCAGATACCGTAAACAACCAGCCGTTAGAAGCATCGAACACCATGATCATGTACAAAAACATGATGGAGAAGTTTAAATGGGGGAATATGAAGAATGCGAAATACCTGGATCATGAATCAACCACCATGTTCTATCCGCTTATTCTGAAACAGTTTACCATCCTTACCGATCATTTGATGAAGGAAGGTCATACTGACCTGGCTAAAAACGCACTGCAAAAATACGATGACGTAATGCCAAATATTGTGCCTTATGTAGATGTGGTAGCACGTAAATATTACCTTACAGAGTACGCTTATAAATTAGGTTCGAACCAGTTGGCTAATAAATGGACCAACGAAATGGACGATTATATTACCAACCTGCTGGATTACTATGCCGGTGTTTCTCAAAACGGATCAGGCGATGTAAACACCCGCGATATTCAGTTAACCATGTCGGTAATGAATGGCCTGATTGGCTTGACCAAGGATTTTCACCAGGATGCCCTTAATAAAAAACTGACCACCCAATTTAAAGATTACCAGGTTAAATTTGGATCGTTAATAGGCGCAGCGCAATAA